In a genomic window of Zingiber officinale cultivar Zhangliang chromosome 9B, Zo_v1.1, whole genome shotgun sequence:
- the LOC122024447 gene encoding R3H and coiled-coil domain-containing protein 1-like translates to MEAGGSSGGDGWSEAVEDLVERGDIEGAISVLESVVSRLQSEEPSSPSGDLRLATALEDLAEIHSSRGFSLKADEIRSRALAVRTRGSIAPLTSRQEESGSASEKVSLQEEIRVSASRGDQEDAGDDWEAIADRGYPDESFLSSNNRSDGKSSPPKVDAEVHITPKRRGRGSFMYEKSYLYSEQLDSATATDDRSQSDVSLLIKDREHRVEDDASLVRNFGYGTDHVLVLYNFPPSTQTIELEKLFEKFKDDGVAIRWVNDTVALAVFRTPTLARDAHSKIPFPFKVRFLQEDDSLRDQISAKDLEPPYPRPKTSARTAQRLIAQGMGIKPSTEFGSNDLRKQEEARKNRIVARKSLRDDAWGSDDP, encoded by the exons ATGGAGGCTGGCGGCAGTAGTGGCGGAGACGGGTGGAGCGAGGCGGTGGAAGACTTGGTTGAACGAGGAGATATTGAAGGAGCGATCTCCGTTCTTGAGTCCGTCGTCTCGAGGCTGCAATCTGAGGAACCCTCGTCTCCGTCCGGCGACCTCCGGCTCGCCACCGCTCTCGAGGATCTCGCCGAAATACACTCCTCCCGTGGATTCTCCCTCAAGGCCGACGAGATCCGGTCCCGCGCTCTGGCCGTTCGCACTCGCGGCTCCATCGCGCCTTTGACTTCGAGACAAGA GGAGTCTGGGTCGGCGAGTGAGAAGGTTTCACTGCAAGAGGAAATTAGGGTTTCGGCGTCTCGTGGCGATCAGGAAGACGCGGGAGATG ATTGGGAAGCAATTGCAGACCGCGGCTACCCGGACGAATCTTTTCTTTCTTCAAATAATAGGAGCGATGGGAAATCAAGCCCGCCAAAGGTTGATGCTGAGGTACATATTACTCCAAAGCGGCGTGGAAGGGGGTCATTCATGTATGAAAAGAGTTACCTGTACAGTGAACAGTTGGATTCAGCGACAGCAACTGATGACCGCTCTCAGTCAGATGTTTCTCTGCTGATTAAGGATCGTGAGCATCGTGTTGAAGATGATGCGAGCTTGGTTAGGAACT TTGGATATGGTACTGACCATGTCCTTGTGCTATACAACTTTCCACCTAGCACCCAGACAATAGAATTAGAGAAGTTGTTTGAGAAGTTTAAAGACGATGGTGTTGCTATTCGATGGGTCAACGATACTGTTGCACTTGCAGTGTTCCGAACTCCAACACTTG CACGCGATGCTCATAGCAAGATTCCTTTTCCATTCAAAGTTCGTTTTCTGCAGGAGGATGATAGTCTCCGGGACCAGATTTCCGCCAaag ATTTGGAACCTCCATATCCAAGGCCTAAGACTTCTGCACGAACAGCCCAAAGGCTGATTGCTCAAGGGATGGGAATAAAACCTTCTACAGAGTTTGGATCCAACGACCTAAGAAAACAGGAGGAAGCAAGAAAAAATCGCATTGTTGCTCGAAAATCTTTGCGCGATGATGCCTGGGGTTCGGATGATCCATAG